One segment of Halalkalicoccus tibetensis DNA contains the following:
- the cysE gene encoding serine O-acetyltransferase → MLHALSEPDSDMLERLREDVRTAKAKDPAAKGTLEVLLAYPGLHAIWLHRIAHALWSADFRLAARLLSHLTRGLTGVEIHPGAEIGRRFFIDHGMGVVIGETAEIGDDVMLYHGVTLGGDSLADEKRHPTLKDDVTVGAGSTLLGPIVLGEGASVGAGSVVLDSVPGNCTVVGNPAKLVGDCANDDSATLGRSVDR, encoded by the coding sequence ATTCTACACGCGTTATCGGAACCAGATAGCGACATGCTCGAGCGACTACGCGAGGACGTCCGGACGGCGAAGGCGAAGGACCCGGCGGCGAAGGGCACGCTCGAAGTCCTGTTGGCGTACCCGGGCCTGCACGCGATCTGGCTCCACCGGATCGCCCACGCGCTCTGGTCCGCCGACTTCCGCCTCGCCGCCCGACTGCTCTCGCATCTCACTCGCGGGCTGACCGGCGTCGAGATCCATCCGGGCGCCGAGATCGGCCGGCGGTTCTTCATCGACCACGGCATGGGCGTCGTGATCGGCGAGACCGCCGAGATCGGCGACGACGTGATGCTCTATCACGGCGTGACCCTCGGCGGGGACTCGCTGGCCGACGAGAAGCGCCACCCCACGCTGAAGGACGACGTCACCGTCGGGGCAGGGTCGACGCTCCTGGGACCGATCGTGCTCGGCGAGGGCGCGAGCGTCGGCGCCGGGTCGGTGGTACTGGACTCGGTGCCGGGCAACTGCACGGTCGTTGGCAACCCCGCGAAGCTCGTCGGGGACTGTGCAAACGACGACTCGGCGACGCTCGGCCGGAGCGTCGACCGTTAG
- a CDS encoding carboxylate--amine ligase has protein sequence MATEFLSHADLVERLEDHTFDRPPAIVCNAHITGLGVARALAAHDVPVIAIDRNGDGVAPSSEAVAFAGEVTYPLDDLDGFRADVEAIAAAVEGEPVAFGCMDEWVHAFADSEPAGVRLPFAEKRVVDRVLDKESLYGIAEGLDVPYPETHRIAGIGDESPDAAAALGDPLDPEAVLNHLEFPFVVKPARKREFEEAVGTNVIEVESEAEYADVIETAREADIRVMAQERVPIAQGEDCSLASYVPPTGDPLTFVGNPLVRYPRAFGTSCVVERVDRPEIEERALSVLSETEYYGISESEFVYDRERKEYVLLDINTRPWKWIGLPVAAGANLPMAAYADATGAEYEPTAVTDARWVYLPDYLELLATDESFGDVMSEAQWTALISGEFEDGDDLATGVYSPSDPGPTYDVIRTEFGGIEYYCSC, from the coding sequence ATGGCAACGGAGTTCCTTTCCCACGCGGACCTCGTCGAGCGGCTCGAGGACCACACGTTCGATCGCCCGCCCGCGATCGTCTGCAACGCCCACATCACCGGGCTGGGGGTCGCCCGCGCGCTCGCGGCCCACGACGTCCCCGTGATCGCGATCGACCGCAACGGCGACGGGGTCGCCCCGTCCTCGGAGGCCGTCGCGTTCGCCGGGGAGGTCACCTACCCGCTCGACGACCTGGATGGCTTCCGTGCGGACGTCGAGGCGATCGCCGCTGCGGTCGAGGGCGAACCGGTCGCGTTCGGCTGCATGGACGAGTGGGTCCACGCCTTCGCCGACAGCGAGCCCGCGGGCGTTCGTCTGCCCTTCGCCGAGAAACGCGTCGTCGATCGCGTGCTCGATAAGGAGTCGCTCTACGGGATCGCCGAGGGGCTCGACGTCCCCTACCCCGAGACTCACCGGATCGCCGGGATCGGCGACGAGTCGCCCGATGCTGCCGCCGCGCTCGGCGATCCCCTCGACCCCGAGGCGGTCCTCAACCATCTGGAGTTCCCGTTCGTCGTCAAGCCCGCGCGGAAACGCGAGTTCGAGGAGGCGGTCGGGACGAACGTCATCGAGGTCGAGAGCGAGGCCGAGTACGCCGACGTGATCGAGACGGCCCGCGAGGCCGATATCCGCGTGATGGCTCAGGAGCGGGTGCCGATCGCGCAGGGCGAGGACTGCTCGCTGGCCTCCTACGTTCCCCCCACTGGAGATCCCCTGACCTTCGTCGGCAACCCGCTGGTCAGGTATCCCCGCGCGTTCGGCACTTCGTGTGTCGTCGAGCGCGTCGACCGCCCGGAGATCGAGGAGCGCGCCCTCTCGGTGCTCTCGGAGACGGAGTACTATGGAATCAGCGAGTCGGAGTTCGTCTACGACCGCGAGCGAAAGGAGTACGTCCTCCTCGACATCAACACCCGGCCATGGAAGTGGATCGGCCTCCCCGTTGCTGCGGGCGCGAACCTCCCGATGGCCGCCTACGCCGACGCGACGGGTGCGGAGTACGAACCCACGGCAGTCACGGACGCGCGCTGGGTCTACCTGCCCGACTACCTCGAACTGCTCGCGACCGACGAGAGCTTCGGCGACGTGATGAGCGAGGCCCAGTGGACGGCACTGATCTCGGGCGAGTTCGAGGACGGCGATGACCTGGCGACCGGCGTCTACTCGCCGAGCGATCCCGGCCCCACGTATGACGTGATCCGAACGGAGTTCGGCGGAATCGAGTACTACTGTTCCTGCTAG
- a CDS encoding ferredoxin family protein, with protein sequence MSIDSSFEENREKVDTHRGHDVWGPVEEPEQLGIHGTHVAVDFDVCLADGACLEDCPVDVFEWVDTPGHPESEIKADPTNEAQCIDCMLCVDVCPVDAIDVDAGRAGRT encoded by the coding sequence ATGTCCATCGATTCGTCGTTCGAGGAGAACCGAGAGAAGGTAGACACACACCGGGGCCACGACGTCTGGGGACCGGTCGAGGAGCCAGAACAGTTGGGGATCCACGGCACGCACGTCGCGGTCGACTTCGACGTCTGTCTGGCCGACGGCGCGTGTCTGGAGGACTGTCCGGTCGACGTCTTCGAGTGGGTCGACACGCCCGGTCATCCCGAAAGCGAGATCAAGGCCGACCCGACGAACGAGGCCCAGTGCATCGACTGCATGCTCTGTGTCGACGTCTGTCCCGTCGACGCGATCGACGTCGACGCGGGTCGAGCGGGGCGGACCTGA
- a CDS encoding electron transfer flavoprotein subunit alpha/FixB family protein, with product MVELNPRDHDIAELGPKLREVEDLDELEEMLEIEEGGPNREDVKTLLVSRIEKVEAEEEDEESPTDVDPSEHTVAELGNLVRKIDDVDELEVLLEEEKKGQDRKTAKRLIESQLDSVQGSEEGETTERLPPEEKHPDLDHPTADKQYVKALEGGDYRDMWVYCETQRGELIDAAKEMLGKARELMDGYNDSYDEEERVVAVVIGDSVEELAEETIAYGADVAIYTEDDRLERFYHKPYTEVFCEMARAGSGSERDTSRADADWKTTEGEVYDEPRYVLFPATNNGRDLSAQVQAELDSGLASDCSGLYIEETVISNPAKTGGAGDKKEFERVLHMKRPDFSGFEYSTILCLDAPGREFHPQGASVIPGSFDLPEPDFEREGEIVEFEATLDEEWFRVTIEDHDRLEGGVDLTGREVIVALGRGIGDDPTRGMELGLELVDAFEDADLGISRGIVTSSYQFEGHVERYAKEERQIGETGQVVAPDLYIAAGISGAIQHKVGMDDSETIVSINTDPEADIRDFSDYFIEGDLFEVLPRLTEAIERGEPVPIAADGGGDD from the coding sequence ATGGTCGAACTCAACCCGCGCGATCACGACATCGCGGAGCTCGGGCCCAAGCTGCGGGAAGTAGAGGACCTCGATGAGCTGGAGGAGATGCTCGAGATCGAGGAGGGCGGGCCGAACCGCGAGGACGTCAAGACCCTGCTCGTCAGCCGGATCGAAAAAGTGGAGGCCGAAGAGGAGGACGAGGAGAGTCCAACGGACGTCGACCCGAGCGAGCACACCGTCGCCGAACTGGGCAACCTCGTCCGGAAGATCGACGACGTCGACGAACTGGAAGTCCTGCTGGAGGAGGAGAAGAAGGGACAGGACCGGAAGACCGCGAAGCGACTGATCGAGAGCCAGCTCGACTCCGTCCAGGGCAGCGAGGAGGGCGAGACGACGGAGCGGCTCCCGCCCGAGGAGAAACACCCCGACCTCGACCACCCGACGGCGGACAAACAGTACGTGAAGGCCTTGGAGGGTGGCGACTACCGGGACATGTGGGTCTACTGTGAGACCCAGCGGGGCGAGCTGATCGACGCCGCAAAGGAGATGCTCGGGAAGGCCCGCGAGCTGATGGACGGCTACAACGACTCCTATGACGAGGAAGAGCGCGTCGTCGCGGTCGTGATCGGCGATTCGGTCGAGGAGTTGGCCGAGGAAACGATCGCCTACGGCGCGGACGTGGCGATCTACACCGAGGACGATCGGTTGGAACGGTTCTACCACAAGCCCTACACCGAGGTGTTCTGCGAGATGGCCCGGGCCGGATCGGGAAGCGAGCGGGACACCTCACGAGCCGACGCCGACTGGAAGACGACCGAGGGCGAGGTCTACGACGAGCCCCGGTACGTGCTCTTCCCGGCGACGAACAACGGCCGGGACCTCTCGGCACAGGTCCAGGCCGAGCTCGATTCGGGGCTCGCCAGCGACTGTTCGGGCCTCTACATCGAGGAGACGGTCATCTCGAACCCCGCGAAGACGGGCGGGGCCGGCGACAAGAAGGAGTTCGAGCGCGTGCTCCACATGAAACGGCCCGACTTCTCGGGCTTCGAGTACTCGACCATCCTCTGTCTCGACGCTCCCGGGAGAGAGTTCCACCCGCAGGGCGCCTCGGTCATCCCGGGGAGTTTCGACCTGCCCGAACCCGACTTCGAGCGCGAGGGCGAGATCGTGGAGTTCGAGGCGACCTTAGACGAGGAGTGGTTCCGCGTCACGATTGAGGACCACGACCGCCTCGAAGGCGGCGTGGACCTCACGGGGCGGGAGGTGATCGTCGCGCTCGGGCGCGGGATCGGCGACGATCCCACGAGGGGAATGGAGCTCGGCCTCGAACTGGTCGACGCCTTCGAGGACGCCGATCTGGGGATCAGCCGCGGGATCGTCACTTCCTCCTATCAGTTCGAGGGCCACGTCGAGCGCTACGCGAAGGAGGAACGCCAGATCGGCGAGACCGGCCAGGTCGTCGCGCCCGACCTCTACATCGCCGCGGGGATCAGCGGCGCGATCCAGCACAAGGTGGGGATGGACGACTCCGAGACGATCGTCTCGATCAACACCGACCCCGAGGCCGACATCCGCGACTTCTCGGACTACTTCATCGAGGGCGACCTCTTCGAGGTCCTCCCGCGGCTCACGGAGGCGATCGAGCGCGGCGAACCGGTCCCGATTGCCGCCGACGGAGGGGGTGATGACTGA
- a CDS encoding LLM class flavin-dependent oxidoreductase: MTDERMGLNLFTMNSVEHVSAGSWRYPGDQSHRYTDREYWTELARTAERGGFDAIFFADVRGIYDVYGDDREMAIERAVQTPSNHPQALVPAMAEVTNHLGFAITRSTTYAHPYQLAREFSTLDHLTDGRIAFNVVTSYLESAARNLGLDERMDHDERYDRAEEFMQVCYRLWEGSWDDDSVVRDREAGVYTDPGKVREIDFEGEYFDVQGPHGCEPSPQRTPVIYQAGSSDRGRAFAAKNAEAVFTSQPTEEGVREYMDDMRERAASHDREPDSLDFYAGIVPIVGETEEIAEAKHESYKETIDVEATLALLSGFMDMDLSELDPDQKLEHIETEAIQGAVNAFTKGDPDREWTVREMAQFAGLGTTSPVVVGTPVEIADAFEYWFHEVGVDGFNVKEVVRPASLRDFVDLVVPELRERGLVREEYEGGTLREGMTGRSGLPEDHAGRREALSEMGL; this comes from the coding sequence ATGACGGACGAGCGAATGGGGCTCAACCTCTTCACGATGAACTCGGTCGAACACGTCAGCGCCGGCTCCTGGCGCTATCCGGGCGACCAATCCCACCGATATACCGACCGGGAGTACTGGACCGAGCTGGCACGCACCGCCGAACGCGGCGGGTTCGACGCGATCTTCTTCGCCGACGTGCGGGGGATCTACGACGTCTACGGCGACGACCGGGAGATGGCGATCGAGCGCGCCGTTCAAACGCCCTCGAACCACCCCCAGGCGCTGGTGCCCGCGATGGCCGAGGTGACGAACCACCTGGGATTCGCGATCACGCGCTCGACGACCTACGCCCATCCCTACCAGCTCGCCCGCGAGTTCTCGACGCTCGACCACCTCACCGACGGCCGGATCGCGTTCAACGTCGTCACCTCGTATCTCGAGAGCGCCGCCCGGAACCTCGGCCTCGACGAGCGCATGGACCACGACGAGCGCTACGACCGCGCCGAGGAGTTCATGCAGGTCTGCTACCGCCTCTGGGAGGGAAGCTGGGACGACGATTCCGTAGTACGGGACCGCGAGGCCGGCGTTTACACCGACCCGGGGAAGGTCCGGGAGATCGACTTCGAAGGGGAGTATTTCGACGTGCAGGGTCCCCACGGCTGCGAGCCCTCGCCCCAGCGCACGCCAGTAATCTACCAGGCGGGCTCCTCCGATCGGGGGCGCGCGTTCGCCGCGAAGAACGCCGAGGCGGTCTTCACGAGCCAGCCGACCGAGGAGGGCGTGAGGGAGTACATGGACGACATGCGAGAGCGCGCCGCTTCACATGACCGGGAGCCCGATTCGCTCGACTTCTACGCCGGGATCGTCCCGATCGTCGGCGAAACCGAGGAGATCGCCGAGGCCAAACACGAGAGCTACAAGGAGACCATCGACGTGGAGGCGACCCTCGCGCTGCTCAGCGGCTTCATGGACATGGACCTCTCGGAGCTCGACCCCGATCAGAAGCTCGAACACATCGAGACCGAGGCGATCCAGGGTGCGGTGAACGCCTTCACGAAGGGCGATCCCGACCGCGAGTGGACGGTGCGGGAGATGGCGCAGTTCGCCGGGCTCGGGACGACCTCGCCGGTGGTGGTCGGCACACCAGTAGAAATCGCCGACGCCTTCGAGTACTGGTTCCACGAGGTCGGCGTCGACGGGTTCAACGTCAAGGAGGTGGTTCGACCGGCGAGCCTGCGCGATTTCGTCGACCTCGTGGTTCCTGAGCTCCGCGAACGGGGGCTCGTCCGCGAGGAGTACGAGGGGGGGACGCTGCGCGAGGGCATGACGGGGCGATCGGGCCTTCCCGAGGACCACGCCGGGAGGCGCGAGGCGCTGTCGGAAATGGGGCTGTAG
- a CDS encoding DUF5800 family protein: protein MTTISIDDEGVDAVYEGTEFRLERELIEEATEKRYWDVTDHEILQIIEDSPDLSGEPRRVGDIVG from the coding sequence ATGACGACGATCTCCATCGACGACGAGGGCGTCGACGCCGTCTACGAAGGGACGGAGTTCCGCCTCGAGCGCGAGCTGATCGAGGAGGCCACGGAGAAGCGCTACTGGGACGTCACCGACCACGAGATCCTCCAGATCATCGAGGACAGCCCCGACCTCTCCGGCGAGCCCCGGCGCGTGGGCGACATCGTCGGGTGA
- a CDS encoding electron transfer flavoprotein subunit beta/FixA family protein yields MYTVTLTKGVPDFSEGAVSFDDEGHLERGKTPTVMNPNDAFALRAALQTKVRHGGTAAVMSMGPPGYGDVLQEAMESVYADELFLLSDREMAAADTWATSITLATGIEKIAETREEPDLLFAGFKTADGETGHTGPQTCWCLDWPILTHVIALDVDEEERTVRAKRLVEGDIEEIETVEAPLPAMIVTDPEFEPTYRKAAHRLTYKDLREETKARAESHEGYLTTWDHEELNLDPDYIGLDGSPTIVSGVDPIPKAPSEREATMVEPGDEAGMESVLDELLPYTGGEAAAGGD; encoded by the coding sequence ATGTACACAGTCACGCTGACGAAGGGCGTCCCGGACTTCAGCGAGGGAGCGGTCTCGTTCGATGACGAGGGACACTTGGAGCGGGGCAAGACCCCGACGGTGATGAACCCTAACGACGCGTTCGCGCTCCGGGCGGCCCTCCAGACGAAGGTGCGCCACGGGGGTACCGCGGCCGTGATGAGCATGGGCCCGCCGGGCTACGGCGACGTGCTCCAGGAGGCCATGGAGTCGGTCTACGCCGACGAGCTGTTCCTGCTCTCCGATCGCGAGATGGCCGCCGCCGACACTTGGGCGACGTCGATCACGCTCGCGACTGGGATTGAGAAGATCGCCGAAACGCGCGAGGAGCCCGACCTCCTCTTCGCGGGGTTCAAGACCGCCGACGGCGAGACGGGCCACACCGGCCCGCAGACCTGCTGGTGTCTCGACTGGCCGATCCTCACGCACGTCATCGCGCTCGACGTGGACGAGGAGGAGCGAACCGTCCGGGCGAAACGGCTCGTCGAGGGCGACATCGAGGAGATCGAGACCGTCGAAGCGCCGCTTCCCGCGATGATCGTCACCGACCCCGAGTTCGAGCCGACGTACAGAAAGGCCGCCCATCGCCTCACGTACAAGGACCTCCGCGAGGAGACCAAAGCGCGCGCCGAGTCCCACGAGGGCTATCTCACGACGTGGGACCACGAGGAGCTGAACCTCGACCCCGACTACATCGGGCTCGACGGCTCGCCGACAATCGTTTCCGGCGTGGATCCGATCCCGAAGGCTCCCTCCGAGCGCGAGGCGACGATGGTCGAACCCGGCGACGAGGCCGGGATGGAGTCGGTGCTCGACGAACTGCTGCCCTACACCGGCGGCGAGGCTGCCGCAGGGGGTGACTGA
- a CDS encoding FAD-dependent oxidoreductase translates to MAANTDPAEKTENAPAEALDRGEAADAGGSTDDYEHYEAVVVGCGPGGAAAAATLARNGVETLVLERGVDAGSKNVSGGLLYAEGSAPYTIDDLFPDFREEAAERPITEYYLHNVAGDRVKTFDITGLHEHDTEWSDAVLRRRMDSWLAERVHEMTRETGGGLLTEVRVNGLLRDGGEIVGVTCDELDPIRADLIVAADGVNSELARDAGLMDWEEPEQWFQGVKAVVDLPDVNDRFGLDSDEGEAHLFSGDLFSDVRGGGFLYTNEESLSIGTVFHLDSLVAEEAEPHELLDVLLTHPLLGEWLDDDYHEREYSAKLVPDSKKVANPEPHEGRLVLVGDAGGQMQAQGPIIKGMNHAVTAGALAAEAFVEARSRGDPTLAGERYAKRLRDEGVMAKLRPRRYEVASALGERAPVAALTDRVVDSRVGRAGVRALSGQLERLYGSPYLSMMVPDTATPYVTLPAVIAEELGEPVEGENDVEPPSLADRIGELTYDTDVGNPHIELLDESVEASGAAVTACPVSAQDFGGGCYREEVVKTNGGEERLVSLDTQPCVECGTCAIVADTRWEHPRGGKGVEFREG, encoded by the coding sequence ATGGCCGCGAACACCGATCCCGCCGAGAAGACCGAGAACGCACCTGCGGAGGCGCTCGATCGGGGTGAGGCGGCCGACGCGGGCGGGAGTACAGACGACTACGAGCACTACGAGGCGGTCGTCGTCGGCTGCGGACCGGGCGGGGCGGCCGCGGCCGCCACGCTCGCTCGCAACGGCGTCGAGACGCTGGTGCTCGAACGCGGCGTCGACGCCGGCTCGAAGAACGTCTCCGGGGGGCTGCTCTACGCCGAGGGATCGGCCCCCTACACGATCGACGACCTCTTTCCCGACTTCCGCGAGGAGGCCGCCGAGCGCCCCATCACGGAGTACTACCTCCACAACGTCGCCGGCGATCGGGTGAAGACGTTCGACATCACCGGCCTGCACGAGCACGACACCGAGTGGTCCGACGCGGTGCTGCGGCGGCGGATGGACTCGTGGCTCGCAGAGCGGGTCCACGAGATGACGAGGGAAACGGGCGGCGGGCTGCTGACCGAGGTGCGGGTGAACGGCCTTCTCAGAGACGGCGGGGAGATCGTCGGCGTCACCTGCGACGAGCTCGATCCCATCCGCGCCGATCTGATCGTCGCGGCCGACGGCGTCAACAGCGAGCTCGCCCGGGACGCCGGGCTGATGGACTGGGAGGAGCCCGAGCAGTGGTTCCAGGGCGTGAAAGCGGTCGTCGACCTGCCCGACGTGAACGACCGGTTCGGGCTAGATAGTGATGAGGGCGAGGCCCACCTCTTCTCGGGCGACCTGTTCTCGGACGTCCGGGGCGGGGGCTTCCTCTATACCAACGAGGAGTCGCTCTCGATCGGGACGGTCTTCCACCTCGATTCGCTGGTCGCCGAGGAGGCCGAACCCCACGAACTGCTGGACGTGCTGCTCACCCACCCGCTCCTCGGGGAGTGGCTCGACGACGACTACCACGAACGGGAGTACAGCGCGAAGCTGGTGCCGGATTCGAAGAAGGTCGCCAACCCCGAGCCCCACGAGGGTCGGCTCGTGCTCGTGGGCGACGCGGGCGGGCAGATGCAGGCCCAGGGGCCGATCATCAAGGGGATGAACCACGCCGTGACGGCGGGCGCGCTCGCCGCGGAAGCGTTCGTCGAGGCGCGCTCGCGGGGTGATCCCACCCTCGCGGGCGAGCGCTACGCGAAACGCCTCCGTGACGAGGGCGTGATGGCGAAGCTCCGCCCGCGGCGCTACGAGGTCGCAAGCGCCCTGGGCGAGCGCGCCCCGGTCGCGGCCCTCACCGACAGGGTGGTCGACTCCCGCGTTGGACGGGCGGGGGTCCGCGCGCTCTCGGGCCAGTTGGAGCGGCTCTACGGCTCGCCGTACCTCTCGATGATGGTCCCCGACACCGCGACGCCCTACGTAACGCTCCCGGCCGTCATCGCCGAGGAGCTCGGCGAGCCAGTCGAGGGCGAGAACGACGTCGAGCCGCCGAGCCTCGCCGACCGGATCGGCGAGTTGACCTACGACACCGACGTGGGCAACCCACACATCGAACTGCTCGACGAGTCGGTCGAGGCCAGCGGCGCGGCGGTGACGGCCTGTCCGGTCAGCGCGCAGGACTTCGGCGGGGGTTGTTACCGCGAGGAGGTGGTGAAGACCAACGGAGGTGAGGAACGACTCGTCAGCCTCGACACCCAGCCCTGTGTCGAGTGTGGGACGTGTGCGATCGTCGCCGACACCCGCTGGGAGCACCCGCGCGGCGGGAAGGGCGTCGAGTTCCGCGAGGGATGA
- a CDS encoding polymer-forming cytoskeletal protein gives MSLRPDPLSALSIPDGTVVEEHDLVADGDVLVGAQSTVEFGIRGRNVVAGERVRFGGHIEAEGDCRLDTWCTVADNVLVGGDAYLGERIEIDGQLVVGGDLDIGDDVQIAEGFEASGWIVIRNPMPTVVFLFMYLTHLLRMGEDDAAEELLEGMFDEEEGPPPLTIPTGATVSDDAWRVSAPADIGRDCRLHGNVRTESISLGEDSEIFGSLRARDDITIAPGAIVHGDVTTRGGTVTVAEDARVWGDISCEHLDLARDGVVDGTIRARGEVNMGLSTDPGGSPQ, from the coding sequence GTGTCACTCCGGCCGGACCCGCTCTCCGCGCTCTCCATCCCCGACGGCACCGTCGTCGAGGAGCACGACCTCGTGGCCGACGGCGACGTGCTCGTCGGCGCACAGAGCACGGTGGAGTTCGGGATCCGTGGCCGGAACGTCGTCGCCGGCGAGCGCGTGCGTTTCGGCGGCCACATCGAGGCCGAGGGCGACTGCCGGCTCGATACCTGGTGTACGGTCGCCGACAACGTTCTCGTCGGGGGGGACGCGTATCTCGGCGAGCGCATCGAGATCGACGGCCAGCTGGTCGTCGGGGGCGATCTGGACATCGGCGACGACGTCCAGATCGCCGAGGGGTTCGAGGCCAGCGGCTGGATCGTCATCCGGAACCCGATGCCGACGGTCGTCTTCCTGTTCATGTACCTCACCCACCTCCTCCGGATGGGCGAGGACGACGCCGCCGAGGAGCTCCTTGAGGGGATGTTCGACGAGGAGGAGGGCCCGCCGCCGCTCACGATCCCGACGGGCGCGACCGTCTCCGACGACGCCTGGCGGGTCTCGGCGCCGGCCGATATCGGCCGGGACTGTCGGCTGCACGGCAACGTCCGCACGGAGTCGATCTCGCTCGGCGAGGACAGCGAGATCTTCGGCAGCCTGCGTGCGCGAGACGACATCACCATCGCCCCGGGCGCGATCGTCCACGGCGACGTCACCACCCGTGGCGGGACCGTCACCGTCGCCGAGGACGCGCGGGTGTGGGGCGACATCTCGTGTGAGCACCTCGATCTCGCCCGCGACGGGGTCGTCGACGGGACGATCCGCGCCCGCGGCGAGGTGAACATGGGGCTCTCGACGGACCCCGGCGGCTCGCCCCAGTGA
- a CDS encoding GNAT family N-acetyltransferase produces the protein MNAQTQPDLDHGDRERIYEYVKEHGPTDHGSVQETVFPQDPGGFRHHVAILKRNGLLEEALGGGLQVVPELEGEEEEFTRDDIEFHVRPARQADLSGILGVLRQVAEKRTYIVAETVAQELDHERELLRQDDVESRVFFVATVNDEVVGWTHLQSPEIEKLSHTAELTTGVLEEYRGYGLGGHLLERGLEWAGSQGYERVYQSVPSTNEGAIEFLEGHGWEVEAVREDHYKIDGEYVDEVMMAVSL, from the coding sequence ATGAACGCCCAGACCCAGCCCGACCTCGACCACGGCGACCGCGAACGGATCTACGAGTACGTGAAGGAACACGGACCGACCGATCACGGGAGCGTCCAGGAGACGGTTTTCCCGCAGGACCCCGGCGGCTTTCGCCACCACGTCGCGATCCTGAAGCGAAACGGCCTCTTGGAGGAGGCACTGGGTGGCGGACTTCAGGTCGTTCCCGAACTAGAGGGCGAGGAGGAGGAGTTCACCCGGGACGACATCGAGTTCCACGTCCGACCGGCCCGCCAGGCCGATCTCTCCGGCATCCTCGGCGTCCTCCGGCAGGTCGCCGAGAAACGCACATACATCGTCGCCGAGACCGTCGCCCAGGAGCTCGACCACGAGCGCGAGCTGCTCCGCCAGGACGACGTCGAGTCGCGGGTGTTCTTCGTCGCGACGGTCAACGACGAGGTCGTCGGCTGGACGCACCTCCAGTCGCCGGAGATCGAGAAGCTCTCACACACCGCGGAGCTCACGACGGGCGTCCTCGAGGAGTACCGCGGCTACGGCCTCGGGGGCCACCTGCTCGAGCGCGGGTTGGAGTGGGCCGGCTCGCAGGGCTACGAACGGGTCTATCAGAGCGTGCCCTCGACGAACGAGGGGGCTATCGAGTTCCTCGAGGGTCACGGCTGGGAGGTCGAGGCGGTTCGGGAGGACCACTACAAGATCGACGGCGAGTACGTCGACGAAGTGATGATGGCCGTCTCGCTGTAA